A stretch of Arachis hypogaea cultivar Tifrunner chromosome 15, arahy.Tifrunner.gnm2.J5K5, whole genome shotgun sequence DNA encodes these proteins:
- the LOC112750483 gene encoding inorganic pyrophosphatase TTM2 isoform X2, with protein sequence MESQFRFPYMISSPAHVQDTAKMSPSYRTVEPPNSRIVIIEGIYALSEKLRPLLDLRVSVTGGVHLDLVKRVIRDIQRAGQEPEEIIHQISETVYPMYKAFIEPDLQTAHIKIINKFNPFTGFQSPTYILKSARKVDPDQIKAVLSEDFNETTEQTYDIYLLPPGEDPETCQSYLRMRNKEGKYSLMFEEWVTDNPFVISPRITFEVSVRLLGGLMALGYTIATILKRNSHVFSDDRVCVKLDWLEQLNRHYVQVQGRDRLVIQYIGQQLGLEGSYIPRTYIEQIQLEKLVNEVMALPDDLKTKLSLDEDLVSSPKEALSRASADRVALRNKYMRSGMSQSYTNQRDKNLAKVTGYAAKNRGFGERNSDSSTTATQGAINQLSNQISALNDRMDDFTSRIEELNTKLTIKKSSPSQQNMSLQAEACSGSAPTSYFITSLGNGSLTGSKLTNSSSSSQLAKDSPLLDEISGIARSQRQIMHQLDNLNNLLRGSLGEKSHQTRTSSRKSIAGDSDSTGTRVMAAVTVGCLGIFLMKGLLTRK encoded by the exons ATGGAAAGCCAGTTCAGGTTCCCATATATGATTTCAAGTCCAGCTCACGTACAGGATACAG CTAAAATGAGCCCTTCTTACAGGACAGTAGAACCGCCAAACTCCAGAATTGTAATTATAGAGGGCATCTATGCCTTGAGTGAGAAGCTGCGACCTCTACTAGACCTTCGAGTATCTGTTACAGGTGGAGTTCACCTTGACCTTGTAAAGCGAGTTATACGTGACATACAACGGGCTGGTCAAGAACCTGAAGAAATCATTCATCAAATATCTGAGACG GTATATCCAATGTACAAGGCATTTATTGAGCCAGATCTCCAGACAGCACATATAAAAATCATCAACAAATTCAACCCATTTACTGGGTTCCAGAGTCCTACTTATATATTGAAG TCAGCAAGGAAGGTAGATCCGGATCAAATTAAGGCTGTTCTATCTGAAGATTTTAATGAAACCACAGAGCAGACTTATGACATATATCTTTTACCACCTGGTGAGGATCCAGAAACTTGCCAATCATATTTAAGGATGCGAAATAAGGAGGGGAAATACAGTCTCATGTTTGAG GAGTGGGTGACTGATAATCCATTTGTAATTTCACCAAGAATTACTTTTGAGGTCAGCGTGCGACTTCTTGGTGGATTAATGGCTCTGGGATACACGATAGCCACTATCCTTAAGAGAAACAGCCATGTCTTTTCTGATGATAGGGTTTGTGTGAAACTAGATTGGCTTGAGCAGCTAAATCGACATTATGTTCAG GTGCAAGGAAGAGATCGCTTAGTTATACAATACATAGGACAACAGCTGGGTCTGGAAGGCTCCTACATTCCTCGGACCTACATCGAGCAAATTCAACTTGAAAAGCTTGTAAACGAAGTTATG GCCCTACCAGATGATTTAAAGACAAAGCTCAGCCTAGATGAGGATTTGGTTTCAAGCCCCAAAGAAGCACTTTCTAGAGCCTCTGCAGATAGGGTTGCATTGAGAAATAAATACATGAGAAG TGGAATGTCACAGTCATATACAAATCAAAGGGACAAAAATTTAGCCAAAGTTACTGGATATGCTGCTAAAAACCGAGGTTTTGGTGAAAGAAATTCCGATTCTTCAACAACTGCAACTCAG GGAGCCATCAACCAGCTTTCGAATCAAATTTCTGCCCTCAACGATAGAATGGATGACTTTACAAGTCGTATTGAAGAGCTGAATACCAAGTTAACCATAAAAAAAAGTTCCCCAAGCCAACAAAATATGTCGCTTCAGGCTGAGGCCTGCAGTGGTTCTGCTCCCACCTCATACTTTATCACTAGTTTGGGAAATGGTTCCCTAACTGGATCTAAATTGACTAATTCCTCATCTTCATCACAATTAGCTAAAGATTCTCCTTTACTAGATGAG ATATCAGGTATAGCGCGCAGTCAGCGTCAGATCATGCACCAATTGGACAACCTCAATAATCTTCTCCGGGGGAGCTTGGGTGAAAAGTCTCATCAAACAAGAACCAGCAGCAGGAAGAGCATCGCTGGTGATTCAGATTCCACTGGAACTCGTGTTATGGCTGCAGTGACGGTTGGTTGTTTGGGGATATTCTTGATGAAGGGGTTATTGACCAGGAAATGA
- the LOC112750483 gene encoding inorganic pyrophosphatase TTM2 isoform X1, translating to MANDTSGADSHHKRLGLLKDQVHLVKRKDSDRYEVASIQDQLSFEKGFFIVIRACQMLAQKNDGIILVGVAGPSGAGKTVFTEKILGFMPSITVISMDNYNDSSRIVDGNFDDPRLTDYDTLLQNLQDLKDGKPVQVPIYDFKSSSRTGYRTVEPPNSRIVIIEGIYALSEKLRPLLDLRVSVTGGVHLDLVKRVIRDIQRAGQEPEEIIHQISETVYPMYKAFIEPDLQTAHIKIINKFNPFTGFQSPTYILKSARKVDPDQIKAVLSEDFNETTEQTYDIYLLPPGEDPETCQSYLRMRNKEGKYSLMFEEWVTDNPFVISPRITFEVSVRLLGGLMALGYTIATILKRNSHVFSDDRVCVKLDWLEQLNRHYVQVQGRDRLVIQYIGQQLGLEGSYIPRTYIEQIQLEKLVNEVMALPDDLKTKLSLDEDLVSSPKEALSRASADRVALRNKYMRSGMSQSYTNQRDKNLAKVTGYAAKNRGFGERNSDSSTTATQGAINQLSNQISALNDRMDDFTSRIEELNTKLTIKKSSPSQQNMSLQAEACSGSAPTSYFITSLGNGSLTGSKLTNSSSSSQLAKDSPLLDEISGIARSQRQIMHQLDNLNNLLRGSLGEKSHQTRTSSRKSIAGDSDSTGTRVMAAVTVGCLGIFLMKGLLTRK from the exons ATGGCAAATGACACTTCTGGTGCTGATTCCCATCATAAACGTCTTGGCCTTTTGAAAGATCAAGTTCACTTAGTTAAAAGGAAAGATTCTGATCGCTATGAGGTTGCATCAATCCAAGATCAATTATCATTTGAAAAGGGATTTTTCATAGTAATTCGTGCATGCCAAATGTTAGCCCAAAAGAATGATGGAATAATATTGGTGGGGGTGGCAGGTCCTTCAGGGGCTGGGAAGACTGTGTTTACTGAAAAGATACTTGGCTTCATGCCCAGCATTACAGTCATTTCGATGGACAATTACAATGATTCTAGTCGAATTGTTGATGGAAACTTTGATG ATCCTCGGTTAACAGATTACGACACATTGCTCCAAAACCTACAAGATCTAAAGGATGGAAAGCCAGTTCAGGTTCCCATATATGATTTCAAGTCCAGCTCACGTACAGGATACAG GACAGTAGAACCGCCAAACTCCAGAATTGTAATTATAGAGGGCATCTATGCCTTGAGTGAGAAGCTGCGACCTCTACTAGACCTTCGAGTATCTGTTACAGGTGGAGTTCACCTTGACCTTGTAAAGCGAGTTATACGTGACATACAACGGGCTGGTCAAGAACCTGAAGAAATCATTCATCAAATATCTGAGACG GTATATCCAATGTACAAGGCATTTATTGAGCCAGATCTCCAGACAGCACATATAAAAATCATCAACAAATTCAACCCATTTACTGGGTTCCAGAGTCCTACTTATATATTGAAG TCAGCAAGGAAGGTAGATCCGGATCAAATTAAGGCTGTTCTATCTGAAGATTTTAATGAAACCACAGAGCAGACTTATGACATATATCTTTTACCACCTGGTGAGGATCCAGAAACTTGCCAATCATATTTAAGGATGCGAAATAAGGAGGGGAAATACAGTCTCATGTTTGAG GAGTGGGTGACTGATAATCCATTTGTAATTTCACCAAGAATTACTTTTGAGGTCAGCGTGCGACTTCTTGGTGGATTAATGGCTCTGGGATACACGATAGCCACTATCCTTAAGAGAAACAGCCATGTCTTTTCTGATGATAGGGTTTGTGTGAAACTAGATTGGCTTGAGCAGCTAAATCGACATTATGTTCAG GTGCAAGGAAGAGATCGCTTAGTTATACAATACATAGGACAACAGCTGGGTCTGGAAGGCTCCTACATTCCTCGGACCTACATCGAGCAAATTCAACTTGAAAAGCTTGTAAACGAAGTTATG GCCCTACCAGATGATTTAAAGACAAAGCTCAGCCTAGATGAGGATTTGGTTTCAAGCCCCAAAGAAGCACTTTCTAGAGCCTCTGCAGATAGGGTTGCATTGAGAAATAAATACATGAGAAG TGGAATGTCACAGTCATATACAAATCAAAGGGACAAAAATTTAGCCAAAGTTACTGGATATGCTGCTAAAAACCGAGGTTTTGGTGAAAGAAATTCCGATTCTTCAACAACTGCAACTCAG GGAGCCATCAACCAGCTTTCGAATCAAATTTCTGCCCTCAACGATAGAATGGATGACTTTACAAGTCGTATTGAAGAGCTGAATACCAAGTTAACCATAAAAAAAAGTTCCCCAAGCCAACAAAATATGTCGCTTCAGGCTGAGGCCTGCAGTGGTTCTGCTCCCACCTCATACTTTATCACTAGTTTGGGAAATGGTTCCCTAACTGGATCTAAATTGACTAATTCCTCATCTTCATCACAATTAGCTAAAGATTCTCCTTTACTAGATGAG ATATCAGGTATAGCGCGCAGTCAGCGTCAGATCATGCACCAATTGGACAACCTCAATAATCTTCTCCGGGGGAGCTTGGGTGAAAAGTCTCATCAAACAAGAACCAGCAGCAGGAAGAGCATCGCTGGTGATTCAGATTCCACTGGAACTCGTGTTATGGCTGCAGTGACGGTTGGTTGTTTGGGGATATTCTTGATGAAGGGGTTATTGACCAGGAAATGA